The following is a genomic window from candidate division KSB1 bacterium.
GCGACTCGGTATCAATCCAGTGAATGAACTTTTGCTGTTGGATGATGATCAGATTGGTACTGTCAGTGCGACTGAAACTATTCCGATTGATACAAGCATTCATGAAAATGGCGGCATTGGACTTGGTGTTGCCCATAACAGCAAAACCAACGAGTTTTTAATGGTATACAACCATGCGGATACCAGCGACAGGGATCAAAATATTTACGCGATCCGGTTTTTCGGGTCGCATATCCCGCAGCTTGCACAGGTGCAGGTGAGTCCGTCTGACACATTCTGTCTTACCGGCGAGTCCGTTCAGTTTACCGGACAGGCCTTTGATGATCTCGGCGATGCTATGGATGTTCCACTTGTCTGGTCGGCAAAAGGCGGCAGCATCGACTCCGCAGGATTCTATACAGCCGGCGATACGCCCGGAACCTACACCATCACCGCTACCGACGAGGAAAGCGGAATCGCAGGAATCGCCGAGGTTACGGTGTCCTGGCCTGCGGGTGTTGCCGACCGGGATGCGCTGCCGCGGGAATTTCTTTTGTATGCCAATTATCCGAATCCGTTCAATGCGTCTACGGTGATTGCTTATGATCTTCCGATTACGGCGCGGGTTGAGATTTTGATCTATAATATTTCCGGTAAAACAGTCAATCAATACCTCCTGGGCGATCTACCCGCCGGTACTCATAGAATGATTTGGGATGGTGTTGATCAAAAGGGGCAGCCGCTGAGCAGCGGGACATACCTGATTCATCTGAGGGCGAATAACTATCAGGCCCTGGCAAAGGCTGTTCTGTTACGCTGAGATTTACTGTAAAGACTCGGGATGCATGGTAAATTATTTATCCCGGTTTTATAGAACAATTCCCCGAGTGTATATCGTGGACATAAAAAAAGCCCTGCATAAAAATGCAGGGCTTTATTAAAAGCATCCTGTTTATTCAGGAATCCAGGAACTGATCAGGTCTTCATTTTCAGCCATCCATTTTCTTGCCACTTCTTCTTCAGTTGCATCAGATTCCTTGACCTGAAGCATCAGATCGGCAAGTTGAGCATCGGTAAAGAACATGTTGCGCAGGAACTGCGCCAGTTCAGGTTTATCAGATTCAATGTTCAAACGACCTTTGATATGGATGTTACCCGATTTCCACATCATTTTGTCTTCATCCTGTTCCAGGAATTTCAGGTCCCAGCGACCGAATTTCCAATGCGGTTTCCATCCGGTTACCACGATCCATTCTTCATCGGCAATGGCTTCCTGCAGCGCTGCGGTCATGGCCGGACCGCTTGAAGAAACCAGTTCAAAGTCCAGGCCGTATTCATCGATCAGCTTTTCCGTTGTTTTCATAACGCCGGCGCCAGCGTCGATACCGGTGATTTTGCCGTCGAATTTATCAACGTGATCATTCATTTCACTGATTTTATCGATCGTGACATAAGAAGGAACGACCAGACCACTCTGGGTACCTTCATAAACATGACCGAGGTCAACGATTTGGTCTTTGTATTGTTCAACATAGTCGGCATGCAGTACCGGCAGCCAGGTTTCCATAAAGGCATCCTGATCACCCTGTGCAACCGAAGTATAAGCAGGGCCGACATCTGCGGCTGTGATATTCACCTCATAACCCATTTTGTCTTCCAGAACGACTTTGGCAAGATTTGTGTATGCTACACCTTCTGCCCAGTTTACATAAACCAGGTTTGCCGTTTTTTCACCGGCGGCCTGTTGTGTACAACCATTGATCATCAGACCACCAATAACGAAAACGACCAAGAGCGCTGCTAATAATGTACTGCGAAGTAAACGATTCATAGTTACCTCCCGTTTAGTTAATTTATTTGTTTTGAGTTGATTGACCTAATGCTTGTGTAACACGGTCGAGAAATATCGCTAAAATGACAATTGATATACCGCTTTCAAAACCCAACCCGATTTTCAGCTGGGTAATCCCTTTCAACACCTCGTTACCCAGGCCGCCCGCGCCGATCATACCGGCGATGACAACCATGGACAAAGCCAGCATGATGGTCTGGTTTACACCAGCCAGAATGGTGGGCAGAGCCACGGGAATTTCAGCTTTGAATAAAATCTGGGACGGACTTGACCCGAATGAGACGGCTGCTTCTTTAATTTCCTTGGGCACCTGTCGAATGCCCAGATTGGTGAGACGTACAGCCGGCGGGAGTGAAAAAATAAGTGTTGCAACCACTCCCGGAACCGCGCCCAGTTTAAAGAACAGCACGGCCGGTATTAAATAAACAAATGCCGGCAGAGTCTGCATAAAGTCAAGGATCGGACGAACAATGCGTTCAACAACTTCACTCTTGGATGCCCAGATTCCTATGGGGATTGCGACAACCAAAGCAATAAATACCGCTGTAATGACCAGCGACAGGGTTTCCATTGTGGCTTGCCAAAATCCCATATTGTAGATCAGAAACATTCCAATCAGTGTAAAGAGTGCAATACCGCGCTTTGCCGTTATCCATGCCAAAATTGTAAAAAGTACAATGACAATCATGGGATGCGGCCATAACAACAGACCTTCAAAAGCCTGTAAAAGACCGGATATTGCATTGCTGATCGCATCGAATACAGGACCCAGATTCGCGGTCAACCAGGTGATGATTGCTTCAAATCCTTTTCCTATTTTTAAATCAATCATTGATTGAACTCCTTATTTCCTATTCGCTTAATGAGGTGGGAGCAATTTCATTGTCTTCTTCACTGCCGACTTCGGCAATGACAGACGCGCGGTCAACAACTCCCAATAGGTGTTTGTCATCATCCACCACGGCAACCGGATAATGAGCAACCATGGCCGTCGGCAGCAGTTCTGCGATAGAACTATCAGGTGAGGTGATGTAAACATCATTCACGATCACCGGTTCAACCGACTTTACACCCTGCTTGCGAAGTTTTACCACATCATCAATATGAATCACACCTTTTAATACTCTGTCACTGTCAGTCACAAACAGGGTCGAGGTTCCGTGCTTTTCCATATTGTGTATAGCGACCTTGGGACCGTCCTTGGGACTGATAATGGTGTAAGGTTTACGCATAATCGAGGACGCTGTGATCACTTTTGTGCGGTCAACGTTTTGCACAAAGGCTTTCACATAATCATCGGCCGGATTGGTCAGAATGTCTTCCGACGTGCCGATTTGGACAACTTTACCGCCCGGCCCCAGTATCGCAATACGATCACCCAGTTTAAGCGCTTCATCGAGATCATGGGTAATGAAAACGATGGTTCTGTGCATTTTAGCTTGCAAATCCAGGAGTTCATCCTGCATATTGGTGCGGATCAGAGGATCCAATGCACTAAAAGCTTCATCCATTAACAGGATTTCCGGATCATTGGCCAACGCGCGGGCAAGGCCCACGCGTTGTTGCATACCGCCGCTCAGTTCATCAGGCATACTATGCTCATAGCCTTTTAATCCGACCAGTTCGATGGCATTCATGGCCTTGTTTTCGCGCTCGGATTTATCCACTTTGGATATTTCCAGACCGTACTCGA
Proteins encoded in this region:
- a CDS encoding glycine betaine ABC transporter substrate-binding protein; this translates as MNRLLRSTLLAALLVVFVIGGLMINGCTQQAAGEKTANLVYVNWAEGVAYTNLAKVVLEDKMGYEVNITAADVGPAYTSVAQGDQDAFMETWLPVLHADYVEQYKDQIVDLGHVYEGTQSGLVVPSYVTIDKISEMNDHVDKFDGKITGIDAGAGVMKTTEKLIDEYGLDFELVSSSGPAMTAALQEAIADEEWIVVTGWKPHWKFGRWDLKFLEQDEDKMMWKSGNIHIKGRLNIESDKPELAQFLRNMFFTDAQLADLMLQVKESDATEEEVARKWMAENEDLISSWIPE
- a CDS encoding proline/glycine betaine ABC transporter permease gives rise to the protein MIDLKIGKGFEAIITWLTANLGPVFDAISNAISGLLQAFEGLLLWPHPMIVIVLFTILAWITAKRGIALFTLIGMFLIYNMGFWQATMETLSLVITAVFIALVVAIPIGIWASKSEVVERIVRPILDFMQTLPAFVYLIPAVLFFKLGAVPGVVATLIFSLPPAVRLTNLGIRQVPKEIKEAAVSFGSSPSQILFKAEIPVALPTILAGVNQTIMLALSMVVIAGMIGAGGLGNEVLKGITQLKIGLGFESGISIVILAIFLDRVTQALGQSTQNK
- a CDS encoding glycine betaine/L-proline ABC transporter ATP-binding protein, with amino-acid sequence MSLLEVKNLYKIFGSNPERAFPLLEKNVSKEEILEKTGNTVAIDNANFSVEKKETFVIMGLSGSGKSTIIRCLNRLIEPTRGEILLDGVNIPDMSKQQLQELRRTKMSMVFQHFGLLPQRTVLRNVEYGLEISKVDKSERENKAMNAIELVGLKGYEHSMPDELSGGMQQRVGLARALANDPEILLMDEAFSALDPLIRTNMQDELLDLQAKMHRTIVFITHDLDEALKLGDRIAILGPGGKVVQIGTSEDILTNPADDYVKAFVQNVDRTKVITASSIMRKPYTIISPKDGPKVAIHNMEKHGTSTLFVTDSDRVLKGVIHIDDVVKLRKQGVKSVEPVIVNDVYITSPDSSIAELLPTAMVAHYPVAVVDDDKHLLGVVDRASVIAEVGSEEDNEIAPTSLSE